TGTCTGTCCAAGCAAAAATCAACAAACACTATACCCCAGTCTGGGAGGCTTTCACGCCCTCCAATAATGGCTTGTATTTGCTGATGGAGAGCGAGGTACCCATGGCCAATCCCAACACCCTGTACAAGCTCACCCTGACAACACAAGGGGGTCAGCAGTTGATCATCGGGAACATCCCGATTCCTTGAGCCCCGCGCGCGAGTTCCCGCCAGGCCCCATGGCAGTGGCAATTGATTACTATCCATGATGTTCACTTCGGTGCGCCCCAGAGCAACACCGACGCATCCAAGTGCACTGGCTCCAAGGTGGTCATGCCCGTCAAATACCTCGACCTCCAAATCAAACTTCCTCCAGGCATCCCATCGGGTGAAGTCGTGAGGGAGTTTCTCGCGCTCGTCCTTGGCAAGTACAAATGGTTCGGGCCCAGGCGCTATGGCTCTGCATCCCTGGACAATCCCATAGACCCGACCCGCCTCGAACTCTCCTCACTGATCGCTCATTATGAGGATCGCAACAACCTGTGCGTTGCAGCCAAGACGGACCGGGACTTCATCTGGTTCTCACCATCACCCGCTGGATGTCCACCCTATACAGGTTCGATCTCCTGGATGACGTCCGCCAGCTCAGCAACGAAGGCATCCTGGCGCACAACCCATGCCCAGCAAGTCGCCGAGCTCATGCGACTGGTCCAATCGCCCATAGCTCTAGTGGGGCTCGTCGAGGATCTCGATAGCAAGCAGTGGCGGCTCGTACACAAGAGCATTCCCACAGAGGGGAATGACTTCACGTACTCGACAGAGGAGTTCACCGTACGCGACTACAGCGAGGGACTTCCTGGCCTCGCCTGGCGCAACTTCTATGGCCCGCCCTTCGTGCGCATGTTCGGCCAGAGGCTCGATGCCCTCCCTCCCGAGTGCCGCAAACCACTCGGCGAGGACATCGTCCTCGTCCAGCCCTACGAGCTGCCCACCGAGGCGGGGACCGAGTCAGGCATCGCCCGTGAGCGCGAGCTCATCTCCCTCCTCGGCGCCGAGTGCTTCTACGACCACGAGCGCCTCACCCTTCCCACCCGCCGCCCCGTCCTCGACGCCCTCGGTCAGCCCATGCACTGAGCGCCTCACCCCGCCGAGAGCAACTCCGTCTGCGCGGCTGCCACCGCCACGCCCGGCGTGGCCCGGTGCCCCGCCGCCGCGAGCGCCCGTTCCACCGCTCCCACCGTGGCCAGCACGTCCCCAGGGCCCACCACGTTCATGTGCCCCACCCGGAAGTAGCGCGTCTTGAGTTGCGGGTGCAGTCCCCCGGCGAGCACCACCCCCTGCTCTCGCGCCCGGCCGAGCACCGCCGCATCCACTCCCTCCGGGTAGTAGAGGGCGCTGAGCGTGTGGGCCGTCACCGACTCCGAGACGGGCAGCATCTTCAATCCCAGCGCGCGCCAGGCGGCGCGGAAGGACCGTGCCATGCGGCGATGCCGGGCGAAGCGCGCCTCCATCCCCTCGCGCAGGATCTGCCCCAGGCTCACGTCCAGCGCGCACACCAGGTTGACCGGCGGCGTGGCGAAGTAGGCGGCCTTGCCGGCCTCGTAGGCCTCCATGATGGGAAGCCACTCGCTGAAGTCCGCGTACAGCGAGCGCACCGGCGTCCGGCGCGCACGCCACGCCGCCATGGCGCGCGGGCTCACGGTGAGCAGCGCCAGCCCCGGTGGCACTCCAATCGCCTTCTGGCTCGCGGTGAGATACACGTCCGCGCCCCACGCCTCCTGGTGGAACGCCTCCCCCGCGGTGGCGCACACCCCGTCCACCACCGACAGCACCCCGTGCCGGTCCGCCGCCTTCACCAGCGCCTCCGCCGGCGCCAGCACTCCGGTGCTGGTGTCCACGTGGGTGACGGTCATCACCTTGAAGCGCCCACTCGTCAGCAGCGCCTCCACCGACGCCACGTCCGGCGCCTCACCCGGCGCGCACCGCGCATGCACCACCTCCGCCCCGTAACGCTCGAGCAGCAGGGCCATCCGGTCGCTGAAGTAGCCGGTGTTCACCACCAGCGCGCGATCGCCCGGCTCCACCAGGTTGGCCACCGCCAGCTCCATGGCCAGCGTGCCACTGCCCGCCACCACGAAGGGCTGCGCCGAGGGCGCCAGGCACACCTCGCGCAGCCTCTTCAGCGCCCGGCCGAAGACGGCGATGAACTCGGGGGCCACGTGGCTGGCCGTCTTCGCCCCCAGCGCCCGCAGCACCTCCGGGTCGAACTCCACCGGGCCGGGAATCATCAGCAGGTCTCGCTCGCTCATCGCACTCCTCCTCGCGGTTGCACCCCAGGGGCGTAGCGTAGCGTGGTCCGGGACTCCATGACGGATTTGATGGAGGGCCCCGGCTGTGGCTGACTGCCGCACCCGATGAGCGCTCCCACTTCCCTCCGCGTAGGCCTCGCCTTCCTCCTGGTCTGTGGCTGTGCCACGCCGTCCTCCTCGAGCCGCGCCACGCCACCCGAGGCGCGGACAGCGGAGTGGCGGAGCCCGCTGCACCGCGACCACCCGCTGGTGGGTCGCATCTGGGACGCGCGGCGGAACCGCCAGGTGGATGAGCCGACATTGCTGGCGGAGCTCTCCCGAGTGCGCTTCGTGCTCCTCGGTGAGCGCCACGACAACCCCGACCACCACCGCCTCCAGGCCGAGCTGGTCCGGGGGCTCACCGCCTCTGGCCGCGAGCCCGTGCTCGCCTTCGAGATGCTCGACACGGAGCAGCAGGCCGCCGTCGACGAGGCACTCGCCCGCGCTCCGGGGGACCCGGATGCCATCGCCCAGGCTGTGGCATGGGAGAAGAGTGGCTGGCCCGACTGGTCTCTCTACCGCCCCATCTTCGCCGTGGGCACCGAGCGCGGCCTGCCCATCCTCGGCGCCAACCTCCCACGCCGACAGGTGAGGGAGCTCGTCACCCGGGGCCCCGAGGCCCTGGCCCCGGAGACGCGCGCGCGGCTGGGGCTCGACACACCGCTGCCGGAGGCGGTCGACCGCGCCATGCGCGCGGAGATGCACGAGTCCCACTGTGGCCACCTGCCCGAGTCCATGCTCGCGCCGATGGTGCTCGCCCAGCGGGCCCGCGACGCACAGATGGCCGACCGCCTGCTGTCCACCTCAGCGGAGGACGGGGCCATCCTCATCACCGGCGCCGGTCACGCTCGCACCGACCGGGGCGTCCCCGCGGACCTCGTCCGGAGAGCCCCAGAGCAGCCGGTGCTCGCCGTGGCCTTCCTCGAGGTCTCGCCCGAGGCCCGCGAGCCGAGCGACTACGCGCCCACCGACAGTCCCGGGAAGCTGCCCTACGACTATGTCTGGTTCACGCCCGCCGCGGAGCGGGAGGATCCGTGCGCCGCGTTCCGCTCGCGTGAGAACCCCACGAGAAAATAGCCTGTCAGGTCCGCTCTGGCCGCCGCGTCACTGAGAGCATGGACGCAAAGCTTTGAAGCGCCCGCCCGGAGAGGCCATACACGCACGTTCTGTTGGTTCGAATCCAACTCCCGGCACTCCACGCCGGGATAGCCAAATGGTAAAGGCACTCGACTCTTCATCGAGCAACTCGACGGCTTCCCCACTCGGGCGCTTCATTTATTCTTGACGATATTCGTGTCTGGCCGAAGAGGCCCTACAAGCACATGGGCTCTCGTGGTCGCCGGTTCGAGTCCGGCCCTCCCGATCCGCTTCACCGGGGGGTAGCTCAGGGGTAGAGCTCGAGACTGAAAGACGGCTTCCTCACTCGGACACGTTCCCTTTTCCCCGGTCCTCTTCCGGTGGCATGCTCGGCCGCATGCCGCCCCCGGTGCGAATCCTGCGACTGGACCACGTGCAGCTCACCGTTCCCAAGGGAATGGAAGATGCCGCGCGAGCCTTCTACCGCGACACCCTCGGCATGACCGAGGTCATGAAGCCGGAGGCCCTGAAGGGGCGCGGAGGCTTCTGGCTCCAGCTCCCCGGTGCCCAGGTTCACATCGGCACCGAGGAGGGCGTGGAGCGGCTGCGCACCAAGGCGCATCCCGCTTTCGAGGTGGAGGACCTCGAGGGTGTGCGGCTCGTCCTCGAACGAGCGGGTCTCACCCTCCAGGACGGCATTCCCATTCCCGGAATGCGGCGCTTCGAGTGCCGGGACCCCTTCGGCAACCGGCTGGAGTTCCTCCAGATGACTCCGGAGGAATAGTCCTTCCAACCGCGCCTCGCCGGTAACGCCTCACGCCCGCGAGGTGCTGCCTCCCAGCGCGGGTCCGCAACGGTCCAGTTCCCGGAGCGCCTCTCGCAGGTCCGACGAAGCCGCCTCCGGTGGAGCGCTCCGGGCCCGGGTCACGCGCCGCCGCGCCTCCGTCAGGGCCCGCCCGCGCTCGTCGCTCTCCGCGGGAGCCCACTGGGCCACCGCCAGGTCCAGCGAGGCCCGCAGCAGCGAGGAGAGCTCGCGCAGCACGGCGTCCCCCTGGAGCTCGGGAGCCGCCTCCAGCGATTCGAAGTCCTCGCGGGCGCCCACGAGGTCTCCGAGCACGGCTCGCACCGAGGCGAGGTGCGCGGTGAAGCGCAGCGCGTGCCAGCGGGACACCCGCTCCAGGATGCAGATGGACTCCGACAGGCCGGCACGCGCGGCCTCCAGCGCCCCGAGCGCCACCAGGGCCCGGCCGAGCTCGCCCAGCGCGACGCCCTCCAGCATGCGCATGCCGAGCTGCCGGCCAATGCGCACGGCCACCTCCAGGTGCTCACGGGCTTCCGCCGCCCGGCCCGCGTCGAGCAGGAAGCAGCCCAGGTTCACCCGGGCCAGCGCCTGCCCCGCCCGGTCCCCCACGCGCGAGGCCTTGTCCAGCGCCTCGTCCAGCAGGACCACCGCCTCCGCCGTGCTCCCGCTCTCGCCCATCGCCATGGCGTAGTTGGTGAGGAAGCCCACCTCGAAGGCCACGTCTCCCACGGCGCGGAACAGCTCCAGCGCGGTGCGCAGGTACGGCAGCGCCGCTCCAGCTCCGTGCCGCCCCAGCTCCAGGATGCCGAGGTTGCCCACCGCGTACGCGTCCAGCCACCGGTCCCCCTCCGAGGGCAGCTCCTTCGCATCCTGGACCAGAGCCCAGGCCGAGCCCGTGTCCCCCTCGTCGCGGGCCACGATGCCCAGGTCCACCAGCACGCGCTTCTCCCGGTCCACCGCGCCGAGCGCCTGGAACGTGGACCGGGCCGCCTCCAGGTCCCTCCGGGCCGCCGCGAGCTGGCCCGCCCCATGGTGCGTCCGGCCCCGCACCGCGAGCGCCTCGGCCCGCAGCAGCGGCTCCACCTCCACGTTCGCCGACAGCTCCAGCGCCCGGTCCAGCCGCGACAGCGTGATGCCGACAGGGCCTCGGGCCGTCACGTC
This is a stretch of genomic DNA from Archangium violaceum. It encodes these proteins:
- a CDS encoding pyridoxal-phosphate-dependent aminotransferase family protein produces the protein MSERDLLMIPGPVEFDPEVLRALGAKTASHVAPEFIAVFGRALKRLREVCLAPSAQPFVVAGSGTLAMELAVANLVEPGDRALVVNTGYFSDRMALLLERYGAEVVHARCAPGEAPDVASVEALLTSGRFKVMTVTHVDTSTGVLAPAEALVKAADRHGVLSVVDGVCATAGEAFHQEAWGADVYLTASQKAIGVPPGLALLTVSPRAMAAWRARRTPVRSLYADFSEWLPIMEAYEAGKAAYFATPPVNLVCALDVSLGQILREGMEARFARHRRMARSFRAAWRALGLKMLPVSESVTAHTLSALYYPEGVDAAVLGRAREQGVVLAGGLHPQLKTRYFRVGHMNVVGPGDVLATVGAVERALAAAGHRATPGVAVAAAQTELLSAG
- a CDS encoding ChaN family lipoprotein, producing the protein MSAPTSLRVGLAFLLVCGCATPSSSSRATPPEARTAEWRSPLHRDHPLVGRIWDARRNRQVDEPTLLAELSRVRFVLLGERHDNPDHHRLQAELVRGLTASGREPVLAFEMLDTEQQAAVDEALARAPGDPDAIAQAVAWEKSGWPDWSLYRPIFAVGTERGLPILGANLPRRQVRELVTRGPEALAPETRARLGLDTPLPEAVDRAMRAEMHESHCGHLPESMLAPMVLAQRARDAQMADRLLSTSAEDGAILITGAGHARTDRGVPADLVRRAPEQPVLAVAFLEVSPEAREPSDYAPTDSPGKLPYDYVWFTPAAEREDPCAAFRSRENPTRK
- a CDS encoding VOC family protein, translated to MRILRLDHVQLTVPKGMEDAARAFYRDTLGMTEVMKPEALKGRGGFWLQLPGAQVHIGTEEGVERLRTKAHPAFEVEDLEGVRLVLERAGLTLQDGIPIPGMRRFECRDPFGNRLEFLQMTPEE